The Pseudomonas kermanshahensis genome includes a window with the following:
- a CDS encoding nucleotidyltransferase domain-containing protein codes for MKPSDAIQGKTQQIRQAVEAYGFVNVRMFGSVCRGEDIEGSDLDLLVTIPAEREGKISLFDILDLESTLEEMLGIPIDLNVANNMPEHLKPEVERSAIPL; via the coding sequence GTGAAACCATCCGACGCGATCCAAGGGAAAACTCAGCAGATCAGGCAAGCTGTCGAAGCGTATGGATTCGTAAACGTCCGTATGTTCGGCTCCGTTTGCCGCGGCGAAGACATCGAGGGCAGCGACCTCGACCTCCTCGTGACCATACCAGCTGAGAGGGAAGGGAAGATCTCCCTCTTCGACATCTTGGATCTTGAGTCGACGCTAGAGGAAATGCTGGGGATTCCGATTGATCTGAACGTCGCGAACAACATGCCTGAGCATCTCAAGCCTGAGGTCGAGCGCTCTGCCATTCCCCTATAG
- a CDS encoding 3'-5' exoribonuclease: MRIFLDCEFTQLNATSKLISLALVAEDGREFYVELLDTWHLDDCSDFVKEIVLPQLWGGDYSCPILDARDKLLAFLRSFDSMTTVVTDAPEFDWELFCELAYHDGKWPQNVYPAPTNALSLEPLNDGSDLPHHALLDARIIAGMFVPKVNG, translated from the coding sequence ATGAGAATTTTTCTAGATTGCGAATTCACGCAGCTCAATGCCACATCAAAGCTGATTTCGCTGGCGCTGGTTGCAGAGGACGGCAGGGAATTTTATGTCGAATTGCTCGACACATGGCACCTCGACGACTGCAGCGACTTTGTAAAGGAGATCGTGCTTCCTCAATTGTGGGGTGGCGACTACAGCTGCCCCATACTCGATGCCCGGGACAAGCTGTTGGCGTTTCTACGCTCATTCGATTCCATGACCACCGTGGTGACTGATGCCCCGGAGTTCGATTGGGAGCTGTTCTGCGAACTCGCGTACCACGACGGTAAGTGGCCGCAGAACGTTTATCCGGCGCCCACCAATGCACTCAGCCTCGAGCCGCTGAACGATGGATCAGACCTCCCCCATCATGCTTTGCTCGATGCGCGGATCATCGCCGGGATGTTTGTCCCGAAAGTCAATGGCTAG
- a CDS encoding SIR2 family NAD-dependent protein deacylase, with translation MPLTTIAKLLQEARHVVVFTGAGVSAESGIPTFRDALTGLWSRFDPAQLATAEAFRADPGLCWGWYEWRRLKVLQAQPNAAHLAIAELAKHVPRLTVVTQNVDDLHERAGSKDVIHLHGSLHSPRCIDCGNPHMAPLPSDDLSVDGCRLEPPRCSACNGYIRPGVVWFGEMLPDAAWDAGFAASGACDLFFSIGTSGVVYPAAELPLRALGAGAKVIHVNPARVEVCSQEIWLNGSAADMMKALLEQAFG, from the coding sequence ATGCCGCTCACTACCATCGCTAAGCTGTTGCAGGAGGCAAGGCACGTTGTCGTTTTCACCGGCGCCGGCGTATCCGCCGAGAGTGGAATCCCAACATTCAGAGATGCATTGACCGGTCTCTGGTCACGATTCGACCCTGCTCAATTAGCGACAGCCGAAGCGTTCCGTGCGGATCCTGGGCTGTGCTGGGGTTGGTATGAGTGGCGTAGGTTGAAAGTGCTCCAAGCACAGCCGAATGCAGCTCATCTCGCGATAGCAGAACTCGCTAAGCACGTTCCTAGGCTGACAGTCGTGACTCAGAACGTAGATGATCTGCATGAGCGAGCTGGGAGCAAAGACGTGATCCACCTACACGGCAGCCTTCACTCACCCAGGTGCATAGACTGCGGTAATCCTCACATGGCACCCCTTCCTTCTGATGACTTATCCGTGGATGGTTGCCGTCTTGAGCCTCCTCGGTGCAGTGCATGCAACGGATACATCAGACCCGGAGTCGTCTGGTTCGGAGAAATGCTTCCAGACGCAGCTTGGGACGCGGGTTTTGCTGCCTCAGGTGCCTGTGATCTGTTCTTCTCGATCGGCACATCCGGTGTCGTATATCCAGCCGCAGAGCTGCCCCTACGTGCGTTAGGAGCAGGCGCGAAAGTCATACACGTCAATCCTGCTCGTGTAGAGGTCTGCAGCCAGGAGATTTGGCTCAACGGTTCGGCCGCAGACATGATGAAGGCGCTCCTTGAGCAAGCTTTTGGATGA
- a CDS encoding type II toxin-antitoxin system Phd/YefM family antitoxin — protein MEYVMSISQARRRFRRVLKLAEKGHTFILTRCGKPVCRLELDE, from the coding sequence ATGGAATACGTGATGAGCATCAGCCAGGCGCGTCGACGTTTTCGTCGAGTGCTCAAGCTCGCAGAGAAAGGTCATACGTTCATTTTGACCCGGTGTGGGAAACCAGTATGTCGGTTGGAGCTCGACGAGTAG
- a CDS encoding metallophosphoesterase yields MNSKVLQLPKNLHGRDFVVGDIHFKTTDLHRGLHALGFDKAKDRLIAVGDVIDRGPGVLDGLKLLGEPWFFSVQGNHERMLIDAYGANPEARYSAHGAGWWMTIADESKAMIIEKLRSLPVAIEVASNRGVVGVVHADVPAGMAWPTFLEQLDNPAMEEIALWGRDRIVKHHREGVPGVWRVCTGHTWIPRPLRLGNVLALDVTGGADGSLAIYSIQEDKIFIDGVATSIDQAESLSEQLQQLEQRAVALKTTVNSNKLIETQVLAAELETVVKLVNSMWQDVREGVEEQQRLVNALHGLSLATGERRGAKLDELCARYENTQVEGLLRRLLG; encoded by the coding sequence ATGAATTCTAAGGTTCTCCAGCTTCCAAAAAACCTCCACGGTCGCGACTTTGTAGTCGGAGACATCCACTTCAAAACCACCGACCTCCATCGCGGGTTGCACGCGCTGGGATTCGATAAGGCTAAGGATCGGCTGATCGCTGTGGGAGATGTCATTGACCGTGGGCCAGGCGTACTTGATGGGCTGAAGCTACTCGGCGAGCCCTGGTTCTTCAGCGTCCAGGGCAACCACGAGCGAATGCTAATCGACGCTTATGGCGCTAATCCCGAGGCTCGCTATTCTGCGCATGGCGCTGGCTGGTGGATGACGATCGCTGATGAGTCAAAAGCGATGATCATCGAGAAGCTTCGGAGTCTTCCGGTCGCGATCGAGGTTGCGTCGAATCGGGGCGTCGTCGGCGTTGTGCACGCAGATGTGCCGGCGGGCATGGCTTGGCCGACCTTCCTGGAGCAACTCGACAATCCCGCAATGGAGGAGATCGCCTTGTGGGGGCGAGATCGGATCGTTAAGCACCATCGTGAAGGCGTCCCGGGTGTGTGGCGGGTCTGTACAGGGCATACGTGGATTCCGCGGCCGCTGAGGTTAGGCAATGTGCTGGCGCTGGATGTCACCGGTGGCGCCGATGGTTCGCTGGCCATTTACAGCATTCAGGAAGACAAGATCTTCATTGATGGTGTTGCTACGTCGATCGACCAAGCTGAAAGCTTGAGCGAGCAGCTCCAGCAGCTTGAGCAGCGAGCTGTAGCTCTCAAGACGACAGTGAACAGCAACAAGCTCATAGAGACACAGGTTCTGGCTGCGGAGCTGGAGACAGTTGTGAAGCTGGTCAATTCGATGTGGCAAGACGTTCGCGAAGGTGTTGAGGAGCAGCAACGGCTGGTAAACGCGCTGCATGGGCTGAGCCTTGCGACTGGCGAGCGTCGGGGCGCCAAGCTCGACGAGCTATGTGCCAGGTATGAGAACACGCAGGTTGAAGGGCTCCTTCGGCGGTTGTTAGGTTAA
- a CDS encoding histidine phosphatase family protein: protein MKNVRLIRHGESAANAGEPTRDHASIPLTAKGLEQARIVAQSITSAPGLILASPFLRAQATALATTALYPGAAFETWPIHEFTYLSPARCVDTTLAQRRGWVDAYWQRSDPAFSDGEGAESFRDLVARALHFLDRIAEHSANEIVVFSHGQYLNTVRWLLEKQPQEIDGDAMLDWRKYEIANHIPNCQGFSLSRHTDGRSWALGR, encoded by the coding sequence ATGAAGAACGTCAGGCTGATACGCCACGGCGAGAGCGCCGCCAACGCTGGCGAGCCAACTAGGGATCACGCAAGCATTCCTTTGACGGCAAAAGGCCTGGAGCAAGCCCGTATCGTCGCTCAGTCGATCACCAGCGCCCCTGGCCTCATTCTGGCCTCACCGTTCCTTCGCGCCCAAGCAACCGCACTTGCTACCACGGCACTGTATCCTGGTGCTGCTTTCGAAACTTGGCCGATTCACGAATTCACCTACCTTTCGCCGGCGCGCTGTGTAGATACGACGCTCGCACAACGGCGGGGCTGGGTCGATGCTTACTGGCAGAGATCAGATCCTGCTTTTTCTGACGGCGAAGGAGCGGAGTCCTTCCGTGATCTCGTGGCCAGGGCTCTGCATTTCCTTGACCGAATCGCAGAACACTCGGCCAATGAGATCGTGGTGTTTTCACATGGTCAGTACCTCAACACAGTCCGCTGGCTCCTCGAGAAACAGCCGCAGGAGATCGACGGTGATGCAATGCTGGATTGGCGTAAATACGAGATAGCGAACCATATCCCGAATTGTCAGGGGTTCTCGCTCAGCAGGCATACGGACGGAAGGAGCTGGGCTCTCGGTCGCTGA
- a CDS encoding NAD(P)H-quinone oxidoreductase, whose product MKAITFETFGGPEVLQVSDVPLPEVRPTDLLVRVHAAGVNRADLTHRTGGYGRPNFGDSLIIGLEISGEVIEVGSEVSGYQVGDRVMGVVGGGAYAEIARIDYRMAMPIPAELDYVHAAAIPEVFVTAHEAMIHLAKLKPGESVLIHAAAGGVGSAAVQLAYAMGAKIFATAEVGKLSRVENLGADFTIDYKTQDFAQVVGQHTEGQGVDVIIDFVGEPYFTRNIKSLAKGGRLVQVGILGGGGEVSLKLEDVLYRHLQIIGTVMKSRTQSEKHAMVRRFREHWLDRFEGGGSLEPVVDSTFPLARAADAHRKMEASLNVGKIILTMSAET is encoded by the coding sequence ATGAAAGCGATCACCTTTGAAACCTTTGGCGGCCCTGAAGTGCTCCAGGTCAGTGATGTACCCCTGCCGGAAGTCCGTCCCACAGACCTGCTGGTACGCGTGCACGCTGCCGGCGTTAACCGAGCTGATCTGACCCATCGTACCGGTGGCTATGGCCGTCCCAACTTCGGGGACTCGCTGATCATAGGTCTGGAGATTTCCGGTGAGGTGATCGAGGTTGGCAGTGAGGTGTCAGGCTATCAAGTCGGCGATCGCGTGATGGGGGTTGTGGGTGGCGGCGCCTACGCTGAAATTGCGCGTATTGATTACCGCATGGCAATGCCGATCCCTGCTGAGCTCGACTACGTGCATGCTGCTGCGATCCCGGAAGTTTTTGTGACAGCTCACGAAGCAATGATCCACCTGGCGAAGCTGAAACCAGGCGAGTCGGTACTCATCCATGCCGCTGCGGGTGGCGTTGGTTCAGCAGCTGTGCAGCTCGCTTACGCCATGGGGGCCAAGATCTTCGCCACCGCCGAGGTTGGAAAGCTGTCCCGAGTCGAGAATCTGGGCGCCGATTTCACCATCGATTACAAAACGCAGGACTTCGCCCAGGTCGTCGGGCAGCACACGGAAGGGCAAGGTGTCGATGTCATCATCGATTTTGTAGGTGAGCCCTACTTCACCAGGAATATCAAGTCGCTCGCCAAGGGTGGCCGCCTGGTACAGGTAGGAATTCTGGGTGGAGGTGGTGAAGTAAGTCTCAAGCTGGAAGACGTCCTTTACCGCCACTTGCAGATCATCGGCACGGTGATGAAGTCCCGTACACAGTCCGAAAAGCATGCAATGGTCAGACGCTTCCGCGAACATTGGCTCGATCGCTTTGAGGGTGGAGGCAGTCTCGAGCCAGTGGTTGATAGCACCTTCCCATTGGCGCGAGCCGCGGATGCACACCGGAAAATGGAGGCTTCACTCAATGTCGGAAAGATCATCCTGACAATGTCGGCAGAGACCTGA
- a CDS encoding carboxymuconolactone decarboxylase family protein, translating to MTGLNFTSPREAARAFTPKLSAFIDSTLYPEVWGDASLSPRDRSLITIAALIAGGHSDELPAHLRRAVTNGITREELAGAITHLSFYAGFPAAITASAIAHSTLVDSEPLKP from the coding sequence ATGACAGGTCTCAACTTTACAAGCCCTCGTGAGGCGGCCAGAGCTTTTACACCGAAACTCTCGGCGTTCATTGACTCGACGCTTTACCCGGAGGTTTGGGGCGACGCCTCGCTGTCACCACGCGACCGCAGTCTCATTACCATCGCGGCACTGATTGCCGGCGGTCATTCCGATGAGTTGCCGGCCCATCTGCGGCGAGCCGTTACCAACGGCATAACGCGTGAAGAACTAGCCGGAGCCATTACCCATCTCTCCTTCTATGCAGGGTTTCCTGCTGCGATCACTGCATCTGCGATCGCCCATTCCACGCTCGTTGACTCGGAGCCATTGAAGCCATGA
- a CDS encoding NAD-dependent succinate-semialdehyde dehydrogenase has protein sequence MNTPYDSLYLFIGGKWIDADGRKTATVRNPATEEIIGQVPLATADELDLALETAKLAFEQWRNTVPAERARVLKRAADLILERTAHIAAQMTLEEGKPIGEAMDEVTRAAEYFEWFAESARRIDGRVVPANRPGVLQLVKRQPIGPVAAFTPWNFPAITPARKLSAALAAGCSVILKPGEESPSTALALARALDDAGLPKGVLQVVFGVPDEVSSQLIASPIIRKVTFTGSVPIGRLLSSRAAEGVKPITLELGGHGPVLVFEDADVERAAVEGVANRFRGTGQVCISSTRFLVQQGVYEQFVDHFVAATKALRVGNGMHPHTQVGPLANLRQLNKMEELVADAVAKGAQVLAGGEALPGPGFFFAPTVLANVPMDARIMHEEPFGPIAIVMPFDGLADGLAEANRLPYGLSAYAFTSNARTAIDVADGLEAGMIGINQYRIVATELPFGGIKESGHGSEGGIEGIEHYLTNKFISQI, from the coding sequence ATGAACACTCCCTATGACTCGCTCTATCTTTTCATCGGCGGCAAATGGATCGACGCAGACGGCCGTAAAACGGCGACCGTCAGAAACCCCGCAACTGAAGAAATCATCGGTCAGGTGCCGCTGGCTACTGCTGACGAGCTTGATCTGGCCCTCGAGACGGCGAAGCTCGCGTTTGAACAATGGCGCAACACGGTTCCAGCTGAGCGTGCCCGGGTTCTCAAGCGCGCTGCCGACCTGATCTTGGAACGTACGGCACACATCGCCGCGCAGATGACGCTGGAAGAAGGCAAGCCCATTGGCGAGGCCATGGACGAGGTCACCCGGGCGGCAGAGTATTTCGAATGGTTCGCTGAAAGTGCGCGTCGCATCGATGGTCGTGTGGTACCAGCCAACCGTCCCGGTGTGCTGCAACTGGTCAAGCGCCAGCCTATAGGCCCCGTGGCTGCTTTCACCCCCTGGAACTTCCCGGCGATCACGCCAGCACGCAAATTGTCTGCCGCGCTGGCGGCCGGCTGCAGCGTCATTCTCAAACCTGGTGAGGAAAGCCCCTCCACTGCCCTCGCCCTTGCTCGTGCCTTGGATGATGCTGGGTTGCCGAAAGGTGTGCTGCAGGTCGTGTTTGGAGTACCCGATGAGGTCTCAAGCCAGCTGATCGCGTCGCCGATTATTCGCAAAGTGACCTTCACGGGCTCTGTGCCCATTGGCCGCTTGTTGTCGAGTCGCGCAGCCGAGGGCGTCAAGCCGATCACGCTCGAACTGGGTGGCCATGGCCCAGTGCTGGTGTTCGAGGATGCCGATGTGGAACGCGCCGCTGTGGAAGGCGTCGCCAACCGCTTCCGCGGTACCGGCCAGGTCTGCATTTCTTCAACCCGTTTCCTGGTTCAACAGGGTGTCTACGAGCAATTCGTCGACCACTTCGTGGCTGCTACTAAAGCATTGAGGGTTGGAAACGGTATGCACCCCCATACGCAGGTCGGGCCACTCGCCAACCTGCGGCAACTGAACAAGATGGAGGAACTGGTGGCTGATGCCGTGGCCAAGGGGGCTCAGGTGTTGGCCGGCGGTGAGGCGTTGCCTGGCCCGGGCTTCTTCTTCGCACCAACGGTGTTGGCCAACGTGCCGATGGACGCGCGAATCATGCATGAAGAGCCGTTCGGCCCCATCGCTATCGTGATGCCATTCGATGGCCTGGCTGATGGATTGGCCGAGGCTAACCGCTTGCCCTATGGCCTGTCGGCGTATGCGTTCACCAGCAATGCGCGGACGGCCATCGATGTTGCCGATGGCTTGGAGGCCGGCATGATCGGGATTAATCAATACCGCATCGTCGCCACAGAGCTGCCCTTTGGCGGGATCAAGGAGAGCGGTCACGGCTCGGAAGGCGGCATCGAAGGTATCGAGCACTATCTCACCAACAAATTCATCAGCCAGATTTGA
- a CDS encoding LysR substrate-binding domain-containing protein, whose amino-acid sequence MDKFSNMSVFVRVVEMGSFTAVANHLDSTVGNVSRAVSALEQMLDTRLLQRSTRRLSVTDAGRRFYERCTVILADLENAEAEASNALLQPRGILRVHCVPGLARHLVTEAALEYRKAFGDVTVDLMLSQRMPNLLEDQLDVSIQIARVLPDSSYVSQKIGVSHCVLVASPDYLAKHGAPETPADLVDHRCLLLGTVDYARDEWHLKSRMGDATFIPSGPSFSVNDMEAMSVAVRSGAGIGLLAGFAAIDDLRAGKLIRVLPDYFTEERNVYAVYTSRQFIDAKITRFIEVLKDKVGSQLAVIAEELIC is encoded by the coding sequence ATGGACAAGTTTTCTAATATGTCGGTGTTCGTGAGGGTCGTTGAGATGGGTAGCTTCACGGCAGTGGCCAATCACCTCGACTCCACGGTGGGAAACGTGTCGAGGGCGGTGTCGGCGCTCGAGCAGATGCTCGATACGCGCCTGCTTCAGCGCTCCACCCGGCGCTTGTCAGTCACCGATGCGGGCAGACGATTCTACGAGCGCTGTACCGTTATCCTGGCCGACCTTGAAAACGCTGAGGCAGAAGCGAGCAACGCATTGCTCCAACCTCGAGGCATTCTCCGCGTCCATTGTGTGCCTGGCCTTGCTCGACACCTTGTTACTGAGGCCGCACTGGAGTACCGCAAGGCGTTTGGTGACGTAACGGTCGACTTGATGCTCTCGCAGCGAATGCCGAATCTGCTGGAAGACCAGTTGGACGTATCAATACAGATCGCCAGGGTGCTGCCAGACTCAAGCTATGTGAGCCAGAAAATTGGAGTCAGCCACTGCGTGCTGGTGGCATCGCCAGATTATCTAGCGAAGCATGGAGCACCCGAGACACCTGCGGATCTGGTTGATCATCGATGCCTGTTGCTAGGTACCGTCGATTACGCCCGAGATGAGTGGCACCTCAAGAGTCGCATGGGCGATGCAACGTTCATCCCCAGCGGGCCAAGCTTCAGTGTTAATGACATGGAGGCGATGTCTGTCGCTGTCAGAAGCGGTGCCGGTATTGGCTTGCTGGCGGGTTTTGCAGCCATCGACGATCTGCGGGCGGGAAAACTGATCCGTGTGCTTCCGGATTACTTCACCGAGGAGCGGAACGTGTACGCGGTGTACACATCACGGCAGTTCATCGACGCTAAGATCACCCGGTTCATCGAGGTTTTGAAGGACAAAGTCGGAAGCCAGCTGGCAGTTATTGCCGAGGAACTCATTTGTTAG
- a CDS encoding helix-turn-helix domain-containing protein: protein MTLKASFANVLRALRSKRNITQRDFADTTSRTYLSKLELGKSSITLDKLEQISNRLELSPLTLLTLTLSEDTGRSASDLMSKMRAELDELQRDGGLPGLSIHLNDSSTIQLSGRRPPRAAKPGEQRSMQTELAFTN from the coding sequence ATGACGCTCAAAGCCTCCTTCGCCAACGTGCTTCGTGCACTGCGCAGCAAGCGTAATATCACACAGCGGGACTTTGCTGACACGACCAGCCGCACCTACCTATCAAAGCTTGAATTAGGGAAATCAAGCATCACCCTGGACAAGCTTGAACAAATCAGTAACCGACTCGAATTGAGCCCGTTGACGCTCCTCACGCTGACACTGAGCGAGGATACTGGAAGGTCTGCATCGGACTTGATGTCAAAAATGCGAGCCGAGCTTGATGAGCTTCAGCGCGATGGTGGTTTGCCTGGCCTGAGCATCCATCTGAACGATTCAAGCACCATTCAATTGTCTGGTCGTCGCCCGCCTCGTGCGGCTAAACCCGGAGAGCAACGTTCAATGCAGACCGAGCTAGCTTTCACGAACTAG